One Coleofasciculus sp. FACHB-1120 DNA window includes the following coding sequences:
- a CDS encoding DUF29 family protein produces the protein MVYIYNLREKPVTAEYVAGLSAIRSRMSETQLRLLQEQYHAPNHKVTAPQLAERAGVNGGYRFVNSQYGKLGRWFCEEIGFKPDKRRDGTYRWWTVWSVGYETPEGFLWEMLPEVAQALELLGWVTPDDVRLPEEVPAPITANNLSNLYEQDYYLWLETTASLLQEGQLSALDVANLLEEIEDMGRSEKRAVYSNLKILLIHLLKYSYQSEKRSNSWLASIVEHRQRLKKAFKESPSLQPYFTEIFNECYQDARELAAAETRLEINAFPVEPPFTPEETLNSSYLPD, from the coding sequence ATGGTTTATATCTATAACCTAAGAGAGAAACCCGTCACTGCTGAGTATGTGGCGGGATTGTCTGCAATTCGTTCGCGCATGAGCGAAACACAGCTTCGATTGCTCCAAGAGCAGTATCACGCTCCTAACCATAAAGTTACAGCCCCACAACTCGCAGAAAGAGCAGGTGTAAACGGTGGCTACCGATTTGTGAATTCCCAGTACGGTAAGCTAGGACGCTGGTTCTGTGAAGAAATTGGATTCAAGCCAGATAAACGCAGAGATGGTACTTACCGATGGTGGACTGTTTGGTCTGTCGGATATGAAACCCCGGAGGGTTTTTTGTGGGAGATGCTTCCAGAGGTTGCTCAAGCATTAGAGTTATTAGGGTGGGTTACTCCAGATGACGTGAGGCTACCTGAAGAAGTACCCGCACCGATAACTGCTAACAATCTCTCCAACCTATATGAACAAGACTATTATCTGTGGTTGGAAACAACCGCTAGCCTCTTGCAAGAAGGACAACTCTCGGCGCTTGATGTCGCTAACTTGCTAGAAGAAATTGAAGATATGGGAAGGAGTGAGAAACGCGCAGTTTACAGCAACCTCAAGATTTTATTAATACATCTCCTCAAATATAGTTATCAATCAGAGAAACGCTCGAACAGTTGGCTAGCAAGTATCGTTGAGCATCGCCAGAGACTCAAAAAAGCGTTCAAAGAAAGTCCAAGCTTGCAACCGTACTTTACTGAGATATTTAACGAGTGCTATCAGGATGCAAGGGAATTAGCGGCTGCTGAAACGAGACTGGAAATTAATGCATTTCCGGTTGAACCTCCCTTTACTCCCGAAGAAACCCTTAATTCTAGCTACTTACCTGATTAG
- the recQ gene encoding DNA helicase RecQ has product MPQFHSLEQALKHFFGYDSFRLGQRQIIQEALQNQDLLVVMPTGGGKSLCFQLPALLKSGLTVVVSPLIALMQDQVEALLDNGIGATFLNSSLSWGQVQHREKLIKSGQIKLLYVAPERLLSEKFLPFLDSVQHQIGIHSIAIDEAHCVSEWGHDFRPEYRQLRQLRQRYPNVPFLALTATATDRVRQDIIQQLALRQPSIHIASFNRPNLYYEVQPKEKQAYSQLLKQIRTTEGSGIIYCLSRRRVDEIAFRLQKDGISALPYHAGLDDEERTSNQTRFIRDDVRVMVATVAFGMGINKPDVRFVIHYDLPRNLESYYQEAGRAGRDGEPARCTVFFGYGDLKTIEYIIDQKTDPQEQRIARQQLRQVIDYAEGTDCRRTIQLGYFGERFAGNCGNCDNCRFPKPVQDWTIEAQKFLSCVARCKERYGMNYIIDVLRGSKNQKISQNGHQELSTYGIGTDKSVEDWKMLGRSLLHQGLVDQTTDGYSVLKLNALSWEILRRQREVQIAVPIVTAIDESPQMAVEVEMLYEQLRQLRKQLADEQSVPPYVVFADSTLKLMAQMQPKSLPEFGKISGVGDYKLAQYGERFVTEIQTYCKEQGLFKSTSVGSIPQKNHPTYTQLATLDLYRQGLSIQEIALKRNLRIGTILDHLAELISMNQPVDLNSLVPIERQEPILKAIQEVGAASLSKIRDSLGEIYTFDEIRLVRGLWKRENKG; this is encoded by the coding sequence ATGCCCCAGTTTCATTCTCTCGAACAGGCACTTAAACATTTCTTTGGCTACGACAGCTTTCGCCTTGGGCAACGTCAGATTATTCAAGAAGCGCTACAAAACCAGGATTTGCTGGTTGTGATGCCTACAGGTGGGGGAAAATCTTTGTGCTTTCAGCTACCAGCACTCCTGAAATCTGGGTTAACCGTGGTCGTGTCGCCGTTAATTGCCTTGATGCAAGATCAAGTGGAAGCGTTGCTAGATAACGGCATTGGCGCGACATTTCTCAATAGTAGTCTCAGTTGGGGACAAGTACAGCACCGCGAAAAACTGATTAAAAGCGGTCAAATCAAGCTACTCTATGTTGCTCCAGAAAGACTGCTTTCAGAAAAATTCCTGCCATTTTTGGATTCGGTGCAACACCAAATTGGAATTCACTCAATTGCGATTGATGAAGCGCACTGTGTTTCTGAGTGGGGACATGATTTTCGCCCAGAATATCGGCAATTGCGACAATTGCGCCAACGCTATCCAAATGTGCCCTTTTTAGCACTCACCGCCACCGCTACCGATCGCGTCCGTCAAGATATTATCCAACAGCTGGCACTCAGGCAACCCAGTATTCACATTGCCAGCTTTAACCGCCCGAATCTTTACTACGAAGTTCAGCCAAAAGAGAAACAAGCTTACTCCCAACTCTTAAAGCAAATCCGCACCACTGAAGGTTCCGGGATTATTTATTGCCTCAGTCGTCGCCGCGTGGATGAAATTGCCTTTCGGCTACAAAAAGATGGCATCTCAGCGCTACCTTATCATGCGGGGCTAGATGATGAAGAACGGACTTCCAATCAAACTCGCTTTATTCGAGATGACGTGCGAGTGATGGTAGCAACGGTTGCCTTTGGCATGGGAATTAATAAGCCAGATGTGCGCTTTGTCATTCATTACGACTTGCCGCGCAATTTAGAAAGTTATTATCAAGAAGCTGGAAGGGCAGGAAGAGATGGAGAACCTGCGCGTTGTACTGTGTTTTTTGGCTACGGCGATTTGAAGACCATTGAGTATATTATCGACCAAAAAACTGACCCGCAAGAGCAAAGAATTGCTCGTCAACAATTGCGGCAGGTAATTGATTATGCGGAAGGGACAGACTGTCGCCGCACAATTCAATTGGGTTATTTTGGCGAACGTTTTGCGGGGAATTGCGGCAACTGCGACAACTGCCGTTTTCCTAAACCAGTGCAAGATTGGACAATTGAAGCGCAGAAATTTCTTTCTTGTGTCGCCAGATGCAAAGAAAGATACGGGATGAATTACATTATCGATGTGCTGCGCGGCTCAAAAAATCAAAAGATTTCTCAGAATGGGCATCAGGAACTTTCTACCTACGGCATCGGCACTGATAAAAGTGTAGAGGATTGGAAGATGTTAGGGCGATCGCTCTTGCATCAAGGACTTGTCGATCAAACCACTGACGGTTATTCTGTCTTGAAGCTCAATGCTTTAAGCTGGGAAATTTTGCGGCGTCAGCGTGAGGTGCAGATTGCCGTTCCAATTGTTACTGCAATTGATGAATCGCCTCAAATGGCAGTAGAAGTAGAAATGCTGTATGAACAATTGCGCCAGCTTCGCAAACAACTCGCTGATGAGCAATCCGTACCTCCCTACGTCGTCTTTGCAGATTCTACGCTAAAGCTGATGGCTCAAATGCAACCTAAAAGCTTACCGGAATTTGGCAAAATTTCCGGTGTTGGGGATTATAAATTAGCTCAATACGGTGAGCGATTTGTTACCGAAATTCAAACTTATTGTAAAGAACAAGGGCTTTTTAAATCAACTTCTGTTGGGTCAATTCCTCAAAAAAATCACCCTACCTACACCCAGTTAGCTACGCTGGATTTATATAGGCAAGGTTTGAGCATTCAAGAAATTGCTCTAAAACGTAACTTGCGTATAGGGACTATCTTAGATCATCTAGCAGAACTGATTTCGATGAATCAGCCTGTGGATTTAAACTCATTAGTGCCGATAGAACGTCAAGAACCCATTTTAAAAGCAATTCAAGAGGTAGGTGCTGCTTCACTCTCAAAGATTCGAGATTCTCTGGGGGAAATCTATACTTTTGATGAGATTCGGCTGGTGCGGGGACTGTGGAAACGAGAGAATAAAGGTTAA
- a CDS encoding DUF427 domain-containing protein, translating into MPKAIWNGTVLAQSDRTEVVEGNHYFPADAINQQYFKDSDTHTSCPWKGKASYYSIEVDGQVNKDAAWYYPQAKDAAKNIEGYIAFWKGVKVEA; encoded by the coding sequence ATGCCGAAAGCAATCTGGAATGGTACGGTTTTAGCCCAAAGCGATCGCACCGAAGTTGTGGAAGGAAACCACTACTTCCCCGCTGATGCTATCAACCAGCAATATTTCAAAGATAGCGACACCCACACCAGCTGTCCTTGGAAGGGTAAAGCCAGCTACTACAGCATCGAAGTCGATGGGCAAGTCAACAAAGATGCGGCGTGGTACTATCCCCAAGCCAAGGACGCCGCTAAGAACATCGAAGGATACATTGCCTTCTGGAAAGGCGTCAAAGTCGAAGCATAA
- a CDS encoding SDR family NAD(P)-dependent oxidoreductase, with the protein MQLGDKVALITGAGSGIGKAAAVLLAKEGAKIAALGRTEDELNEVVAQIQQAGGEAIPVLADISETEEMQQAVQQIINQWGRLDIVFANAGINGVWAPIEELEPEEWDKTIKVNLKGTFLTVKYAVPYLKKQGGSVIITSSVNGTRMFSNTGATAYSCTKAAQVAFTKMVALELAEHGIRVNVICPGAIDTKIDENTERRDLDEVSEPVEFPEGQIPLTDGKPGTSEQVAQLVLFLASDNSSHISGTEIWIDGAQSLLVG; encoded by the coding sequence ATGCAACTTGGTGACAAAGTAGCACTAATTACAGGTGCGGGTTCGGGCATCGGCAAAGCAGCAGCGGTGCTACTGGCGAAAGAAGGTGCAAAAATCGCAGCCCTAGGACGGACTGAAGACGAACTCAACGAAGTCGTTGCCCAAATCCAACAAGCCGGTGGAGAAGCCATCCCGGTACTCGCTGACATCTCCGAAACAGAGGAGATGCAACAAGCGGTGCAACAAATAATAAATCAATGGGGACGCCTCGACATTGTATTTGCAAATGCTGGAATTAACGGCGTCTGGGCACCGATAGAAGAGCTAGAGCCAGAAGAATGGGACAAAACGATCAAAGTCAATCTGAAAGGCACCTTCCTCACCGTTAAATATGCCGTGCCTTATCTCAAGAAACAAGGTGGATCTGTCATTATCACCTCCTCAGTTAATGGCACGCGGATGTTCAGCAATACCGGCGCAACTGCCTATTCTTGCACCAAAGCCGCCCAAGTCGCCTTCACTAAAATGGTGGCACTGGAACTGGCAGAACATGGCATTCGTGTCAATGTAATTTGTCCGGGAGCAATTGATACAAAAATTGATGAGAACACCGAACGCCGCGACTTAGATGAGGTAAGCGAACCCGTTGAGTTTCCCGAAGGACAAATCCCCTTAACCGATGGCAAACCCGGAACTTCTGAGCAAGTCGCCCAGTTGGTCTTATTTCTAGCCTCAGATAATTCTAGCCACATCAGCGGCACCGAAATTTGGATTGATGGTGCCCAATCGCTGCTAGTCGGTTAA
- a CDS encoding DUF3488 and DUF4129 domain-containing transglutaminase family protein, whose protein sequence is MRRLPVFNQFRQRLAAMPMPETEESILLRVLVQALVVVGIIATDVAAETQISLWAVPLSIAGATWSWYRRRDRNVPVKFLLAIGMLVALAVFLKNLFGQLNDTRLVLAELLIHLQVLHSFDLPRRKDLGYSMVIGLILLGVAGTVSQTFAFAPILLLFLGIGLPVLVLDYRSRLGLEHLKMKNEKLKKGNSPIFNWKFFSINFLAIVGLGLTIFALMPRFPSYQLQTFPVSAPSNLAQKDFPDNNRGIVNPGKQGKEGSGGGSNQDTGPGNVDDTFYYGFNSKINQNLRGEMKPKVLMRVRSQSEGFWRVLGFDRYTGQGWEISRDNQTQTVQRPPWSYRFFIPRQFITGKTREVIQTYTVVSEMANLLPALAFPKELYYPTSRVALDTEGSVRSPALLQEGLTYTVISEVPYRDRTRLGQASTDYSKPIRNYYLQVPPQIADKVRQLTEEILAKSRKPITSPYEKALYLAQYLKQNYTIPPDPNSLPFLDENEDLVEAFLFKYKGGYPDHFSSVLTIMLRSIGIPARLVGGFSPGEFNPFTGLYIVRNTDAYMMTEVYFPSNGWFAFDPIPTHPLIPPSIEEDQTFSVLRQFWKWVAGWLPSPLTSWLNNVFGAIATWLIGGIIWLWALLSSGWVGLFAGLILAICLGFLGWLAWNGVRVWLYRRWLAKLPPMESLYQELLANLRTQGYAKHPAQTPLEYAYLAYQHQPPESAKAIDEITQAYVSWRYGKQNPNVNQLRLRLRELKKSQLKKRWQQRQDLKLKTQ, encoded by the coding sequence ATGCGGCGTCTACCAGTTTTTAATCAGTTTAGGCAGCGGCTAGCGGCAATGCCGATGCCCGAAACGGAAGAATCCATTCTGTTGCGGGTGCTGGTGCAGGCGCTCGTGGTGGTAGGAATCATTGCGACGGATGTGGCAGCCGAGACGCAGATTAGCTTGTGGGCTGTGCCGCTCAGCATTGCCGGGGCGACGTGGAGTTGGTATCGACGACGCGATCGCAATGTGCCAGTGAAGTTCTTACTGGCGATTGGAATGTTGGTGGCACTGGCAGTTTTCTTGAAAAATCTGTTCGGGCAACTGAACGATACCCGACTGGTGCTGGCAGAGTTGTTAATTCATCTGCAAGTGCTGCATAGCTTCGATCTACCTCGTCGCAAGGACTTGGGGTATTCGATGGTGATCGGGCTGATTTTGTTGGGTGTTGCTGGAACGGTGAGCCAGACGTTCGCTTTTGCACCCATATTGCTGTTGTTCTTAGGCATTGGGCTGCCGGTATTGGTGCTAGATTACCGTTCGCGGCTCGGTTTGGAACACTTAAAAATGAAAAATGAAAAATTAAAAAAGGGGAATTCCCCAATTTTTAATTGGAAATTTTTCAGTATCAATTTTTTAGCGATTGTAGGGCTGGGGTTGACCATTTTTGCCCTAATGCCTCGGTTTCCTAGCTATCAGCTACAGACATTTCCCGTTAGTGCCCCCAGCAATCTTGCCCAAAAAGATTTTCCTGACAATAACCGTGGCATTGTTAACCCTGGTAAACAGGGCAAAGAAGGTTCTGGTGGTGGGTCAAACCAAGACACTGGCCCTGGCAATGTAGATGATACCTTTTACTACGGCTTTAACAGCAAGATTAACCAGAACCTGCGGGGAGAGATGAAGCCCAAGGTTTTGATGCGGGTACGCTCCCAGTCAGAGGGATTTTGGCGGGTGCTGGGGTTCGACCGCTACACGGGTCAAGGTTGGGAGATTTCCCGCGACAATCAAACGCAGACGGTACAACGTCCACCTTGGTCATACCGATTTTTTATCCCCAGACAGTTCATTACTGGGAAAACCAGGGAGGTGATTCAGACCTACACGGTGGTGTCTGAGATGGCGAATCTGCTGCCAGCCCTGGCGTTTCCCAAGGAACTTTACTACCCCACGTCAAGAGTGGCACTGGATACAGAAGGCAGCGTGCGATCGCCTGCACTGTTACAGGAGGGACTCACCTACACGGTAATTTCAGAAGTCCCTTACCGCGATCGCACTCGCTTGGGGCAGGCGTCCACAGACTATTCCAAACCTATCCGAAATTACTATCTGCAAGTTCCTCCGCAAATTGCTGACAAAGTGCGGCAGCTAACAGAAGAAATCTTAGCGAAGTCGAGAAAACCCATCACCTCGCCTTACGAAAAAGCCCTCTACTTGGCTCAATATCTCAAACAAAACTACACAATTCCACCAGATCCCAATAGCTTGCCATTTTTGGATGAAAACGAAGACTTAGTCGAGGCATTTCTTTTCAAGTACAAAGGCGGCTATCCAGACCACTTTTCCAGCGTCCTCACCATCATGTTGCGTTCGATTGGCATCCCGGCGCGATTGGTGGGGGGCTTTTCCCCTGGCGAGTTCAATCCCTTCACGGGCTTATACATCGTCCGCAACACCGATGCCTATATGATGACGGAGGTGTACTTTCCGAGTAACGGTTGGTTTGCTTTCGATCCGATTCCCACGCATCCACTCATCCCCCCTTCAATTGAAGAAGACCAAACTTTTAGCGTGTTACGCCAATTCTGGAAGTGGGTTGCGGGTTGGTTGCCTTCACCCCTCACCAGTTGGCTGAATAACGTGTTCGGTGCGATCGCTACCTGGTTAATTGGGGGCATCATCTGGCTGTGGGCGCTGTTATCTAGCGGTTGGGTAGGCTTATTCGCCGGTCTCATTTTAGCCATTTGCCTGGGTTTCTTGGGCTGGCTGGCTTGGAATGGTGTGCGTGTATGGCTGTACCGTCGCTGGTTAGCGAAGCTGCCTCCGATGGAAAGTCTTTACCAGGAACTGTTGGCAAATTTACGCACTCAGGGATACGCCAAGCATCCAGCCCAGACGCCCTTGGAGTATGCTTATCTGGCGTATCAACACCAGCCACCGGAATCTGCTAAGGCGATTGACGAGATTACCCAGGCTTATGTCAGCTGGCGCTATGGTAAACAGAATCCCAATGTCAATCAGTTGCGGCTGCGGCTGCGAGAGTTGAAAAAATCTCAGTTGAAGAAGCGTTGGCAGCAGCGCCAAGATTTAAAGCTGAAGACTCAATAA
- the hetZ gene encoding heterocyst differentiation protein HetZ, translated as MDAIFQLLFNELRQSSKASEQNCREVAARIASEVGRICTESKRIQDSGDIETWAITLARLRLKQCLHYYQMGAHRGRVELHSTLSAIIYRYITPSQVPTSYQARLTLIEDFLQGFYAESLNAFRRESGMGAAYRPHTLLELAEYMAFAERYGKRRIPLPGHRTQQLIILRAQTFSQQQPPETSVDMEQAAEGAANDSDSVWNEATVHQVREAMVAHESEPLEKSLRQTVIKELLAYLKERQQNECADYFTLRLKDLSAGEIEAILGLTPRQRDYLQQRFKYHLIRFALSQRWELVHQWLEADLERNLGLTPQHWQTFQGMLSEEQAELLRLKQQGFGNAAIAQTLGCTVSQVEKRWFKLLEIAWEIRNRSVSGASASQDE; from the coding sequence GTGGACGCAATCTTTCAACTACTATTTAACGAACTCCGACAGTCATCCAAGGCTTCGGAGCAGAACTGTCGTGAGGTTGCGGCGCGGATAGCTAGCGAAGTCGGTCGGATTTGCACTGAGAGTAAGCGAATTCAGGACTCAGGAGATATCGAAACCTGGGCAATAACACTGGCTCGTCTCCGCCTGAAGCAATGTCTTCATTATTACCAAATGGGGGCACACCGGGGACGGGTAGAATTACACAGCACCCTGAGTGCGATTATCTATCGCTACATTACACCGTCGCAGGTGCCTACAAGCTACCAGGCGCGGCTAACTCTGATAGAAGATTTTTTGCAGGGATTTTATGCTGAGTCCTTAAACGCATTTCGACGAGAAAGCGGAATGGGTGCAGCATATCGTCCTCATACTTTGTTGGAACTGGCAGAGTACATGGCTTTTGCCGAGCGCTACGGCAAGCGGCGCATTCCTTTGCCCGGTCATCGCACTCAGCAATTAATCATCCTGCGGGCGCAGACTTTTTCGCAACAACAACCCCCGGAAACTTCCGTGGATATGGAGCAGGCGGCAGAGGGGGCTGCTAATGATTCCGACTCGGTTTGGAATGAAGCGACGGTGCATCAGGTGCGAGAGGCGATGGTGGCTCACGAATCCGAACCGCTGGAAAAAAGCCTGCGCCAGACGGTGATTAAGGAGTTGCTGGCTTATCTGAAAGAGCGCCAGCAAAATGAATGTGCCGATTATTTTACATTACGCCTGAAAGATTTATCCGCTGGGGAAATTGAAGCCATTTTGGGGTTGACGCCGCGCCAGAGGGATTATTTGCAGCAACGCTTCAAATATCATTTGATTCGATTTGCTCTTTCCCAGCGCTGGGAACTGGTGCATCAGTGGTTGGAAGCGGATTTGGAACGGAATTTGGGTTTGACGCCTCAGCACTGGCAAACATTTCAAGGAATGTTGAGCGAAGAGCAGGCGGAATTACTACGATTAAAGCAACAGGGATTCGGAAATGCAGCGATCGCTCAAACTTTGGGTTGTACAGTTTCCCAGGTCGAAAAGCGGTGGTTCAAGCTGCTAGAGATTGCCTGGGAAATTCGCAATCGTTCAGTATCCGGAGCAAGTGCATCTCAAGATGAATAG